In the genome of Raphanus sativus cultivar WK10039 chromosome 9, ASM80110v3, whole genome shotgun sequence, the window AGTAGTCATACTAATATAACACTTGCCACACTTTTCTCTGTTTCCATACGTGCCGGGTGGTACACACTTGCACCTGAGACAACATGTTCTGCATGCTCTAATACACACCTTGGGTCTCCTATGTGAACCACATCTGACATCACATAGATTCGGGCAATCTGTTCATCAATGAGCAATAACTAGTAAGCAAAATCGAATATTAAGCATTTTATCATTGATGTCGATAAAAACATACATGTATGCAGAATCGTACCATAAAGTCTAGATTTTTCCTGACTTCACAAGTTTAGACTTTCAGTCCATTAAAACTCATGAACTTTGACAACATCTAAACTTCTAGTTCATAAACATCTGTAGTTCTACATACTTAATTATTAactagataattttttttacttctaaTTGATCGGCACTTGCCattgaaaaatgtttaatcGTGCTTTCTGATCCTATGAATAAGAGAATGGTTCATTGTGCTTTTTACCCTGGCATGCACTCGCCCGTTAACCTTTAACTTAAATCTTACTTATGGTTAAGATTCTTGGACTAGTTTTTTACTCTCTTAAGTCTAAATTCACGAGTTTCTATCTCGAACCGACTAAGAATTTGCAAAGACTActcatattttatatgtgtaGATTGTGTTCTTTTTCAGGTTCGACGTACCATTTCCGAGCAAATGTTAAGAACGTCGATATGATATTTGTTATATGCGCTAGAAAATTGTAATCGTGTTCTTGCCTTTTGGCATAACTGGTGGTGGAAGCGGTGCAGTTGGAGGTGAAGGCGGCTTAACCGTTGGTGCCGATGGAGGAGACGCTAGCGTGCCCACAGGAGCTAGCGGTTGAGGTGGTTTCTCCACTTCGATAACAGAATTAACCTAGAGATGAATACGAAGCAACACAACCAAAACATAATGAACTACCCCTTATATATATGATCACTAAAGTTCAAAAGTAAAATtagcaaaaacaaaattgttagaAGATGAGAACACAAGAGACTTACAGGTAAAGAGAGTGAGAAGATTAAAGACAAGAAGACGGAGATGAATAAGAGAAGAGACTTTGAGCTAGACATTGTCGAAGTTCGAAGATCTGGTTGAAGCCTCACTTAGagataaaaaattctttattgaTGGTCTAGACATAAATAGAACCTGAAGCCAGTGGCATAGTGCAATGTAATATTAACCACGGCCATTTGTCCCTGTCGTAAATTTTACACAACCAGACGTGTTCAGTCTAGATGATTCCAAACTTTCAATATAATATTGCTTTGTTGATAAACTTAGGAGTGAAGCAACTTTACCGAAAAGTTGAATTATACAAAAGAAAGTCCAGTGTTATGAAATTAAAACCTACTTATTGCAAAACCCACTGGCTAAACTCTTAGTTTGATCATTAGCAGAATGTAAACTTCTCTTTAGCTACATAACATCTGGCAGATGTGATTTTTAACAGTTACGCCAAGATCATATAACAAATTAATCGTTTCATTCATTTATCTGAAACTAGACATTATAAGTTTTCgaaaaattatgtataaaacCCACATTTTAGAAAggtaaaagaataaaaaaacaaacaaaaaagtaagTGAATATAAACGGGTTTAtccctcttcttctctctcttttctgtTGTGTACGTCTAGTTGATCTGTTCTCCGATCAAATCCAACCCTACAACCAAGAAAGACAGCCCCTGAAACAGCAAGAAGTAGAAGTGAAGACCGTGAGCTGATAGAAAGCTCCTTGCAGCTGCGGTTAGAAGCAAGAACGCTAGTGCCAGCTCTTTCTTGAACACCATGTTCCTCTTCTTCATCTGGTTCTTCGGCCTCACCAGCCCACCGAGGGTCTTCTTCGGGGTTTCTTGCTGAGCAAGATTCATCTCTTGCTCCTTGAGTTTGCTCAGAAGCTCCAAACCAGACTCAGAGTTTCTCCTGTGCAACTTTTCTTCCTTTTCAGCAAACGCTAGCAAGTCAGATTCAGATGATCTCCCAGTCTTTTTGGTCACAACCCACTCGTAAGCCGATCCAAGCTGGAACAACCCGGAGATCATGGCGTTGAACTTGGTTATGGACATTGTGTTTTCGAAAAGGAGGTAAGGGATCAAGAAAGGGAAAGATTTAGGTGAAGGGAGAATGTTGAGAAGGGAAATGAAAATAGGAACGTAGCAGATGATCCACAAAGGAAGCTCTGCTTCAGGTATGAACATTGTTAATGGAAGTATGATGCAGAAGAGTGTGAATGAGTAAAATGGAAGAATAAGCTTCctcaaaagaaagaagaggaagatcaGATTTGCCTTTTTCCCTGCCGATATCTGCAAAATCAAAATCGAAAACggattagaaaataattaactaataatataaaagagataaaaatCCATCTATTTATTggcaattgattttaagttgaATACATTAGCTATAGATGGTTATAGAAATTgagttttagtttatattacCTTTGATTTGATGATTGAAGGAAGGCATAACCGAAAAAGTTGCATAGGACCGGAATGCCAACGATGTTGCTGCTTCTTGTAAGCTTCATAAGACTCAGGCAACTCACAAGTGACTTCAACGTCATTGAGGTAAATGAACTTCCAGCCGTTGAGATGCGCTCTGACCGCAATGTCCATGTCTTCAACTGTCGTTCTCTCGAGCCACCCTCCTGATTCTTCCAATGCTTTGATCCTCCATACTCCTGCGGTTCCGTTGAAACCAAAGAAGTTGAGAAACACTCCGTTCACTTGCTGCTCGACTTCGAAGTGGAAACATAGATTAATGTTTTGTAGCCTCGTGAGGAGATTCTCGTCTTTGTTCACGAAAGACCACCTTGCTTGGACTAATCCTAGCTCTGGATTCCCCTGCAAGAAACAACACATCACACTCTTTTAGCTTCTCTTATTCTTCTAGTCAATTCTTGATTGTTTCACATGCTAACGCTAATTTTGCATTTTTGTATGTATATGTTCTTTCCTTCAAAAAGTAGTTTTCTATGGAAATACTAAAATGCTAAGCATCTTTTATGTTTACAGTTAACATTAATAGTTATGATgctactttttattattttaaaaagtgatGACATGTGAATGTGTATAATCaaacgaaaataaaaatattttaaatcaaaaatgtaaatgCAAACCATCTTTTATATTTacagttaaaaataataatagttaaaATGCTGTTGCATATGTAAAACAAATGGaactaaaaaaatcattaaaagtGTAAAATGCAAcccatgttttatatttatagaaaaaaataaggtTAGAGTGCTACTTTTTATTACTGAAAACATGTGAACATGTaaaaaacaacacacaaagGCAAAACCGACAactaaaacacaaaataaaacataatcaaGATTAGGTTCAACTAACTTAAAATTTGTACTTTGATTTCATGCATAACATACAAATTAGATTTGAAATTCGTACTTTGATGTCATGCATAACACACAAATTAGATTTTCctaaaatgaatataatatatatgtcgGTTACTATGAACATGACCCActgatcagaaaaaaaaacagagacagCTGTCGGTGACGAGTATAATTGAAAGATTatctttctattaaaaaaacatcaaatattttcaCTGCATCTTCTCTGAAACATCATTCTAAAGTAGGAAACTTCAAGAGAGAGTTTTCCTTTTTGAGTATGAATAGATTGCGGGTATGAATGAATGATTACCTTGAAATGAGGAATTGTCTTCTTGAGAAAATCAGGACTTGGCGTAAAATCTGCGTCGAAAATGGTAACGAACTCGTAATCTTTAACGTAATCACATGTCATGGCCGACTTGAGATTCCCAGCTTTGTAACCGGTTCTGATTAACCTATGCCTGTAGATAATGTTTACACCTTTCTCTGCCCAAACAGATACTTCTTCCTTGATCAGAAGCTGTAAGTTTGGATCATCCGAATCGTCGAGAACTTGAATCAAAATCCTATCCTTTGGCCAGTCAAGCTGTGCAGCTGCTCCTATTGATTGTTCATACACCTAAACAAGAACATAACATAACAGTTTAAAACAGAGCATTAAACAGAgtagaaacagagcaaaacagagtaaaaacagagcaaaacagagTATGTTTATAGTTTTACCTCTCTTTCATTGCACATTGGGATCTGAATGAGGACCATTGGGAAGTTAGATGCGTCTTCTAAATCGAGTTCTTCGTCTTTGAGCTTGGGTTGGATCTTTTTGAGTTTGATCCAGAAGCAGCCGAGACAGAGGACTAACCGATCAAGACTCTGGATTAAGAAGAGGACGGTGCAGAATTTGGAGAGAGTGATGACAATAGGAGCGATATAATCGGACCGGAACGAGAGCCAAGCCATGTAAGACCACTCGACAAGCCCACGCACCTCCCAAGACGGTCGGTTCATGAGATCAAGATTCCAGTTCTTGTAATACGCGACGATTTCTATCGACAAGGCGACTATGGAGATGACAAGACAGGCTTTGATGAATCTGTACATTTGTTTCCCTCTGCTTTTGggatcttcttcttcgtttatGTTCTTGGAGGAGAAAGCGATTCGGTTTCTGACTGAAGCGAGGAGCCACGAGAGACAAGAGACGACTCTGTGAGCTTTGAGGAGGAGGAACCATGAGAACTGTTTCGGGCTGATGGATTTTCGTTTGTTGTCAGGGAATGAGGATGGATCTGAGCCGTTGATCTCTAGTAAAGAGAAGCTGTCTGGCTTCTCCATTGTCACTGCTACTGTGTTTGGAGCCATGAATGAAACTATAAgaggagagaagaaaagaagggGAGGTTGGATGTGTGGTTTGAAACTAAGAAATGTTTGTCATCTTATAAAGATGAAACAAGGAAGTAGAAAAATGATTTGGGTCGTAACTGTTTCATTAATGTTTCCTTAGAAACTGGATCGTTTGTTTCAAAGACAAAACAATGATCAGATCAGAATCTTAGATACGCCTGCGCAgctgtgtgtgtgagagagagatagaCGAGGATCATGTGATGAAGTGAACAACTGGTAAtaaagaggagagaagaagaacaagaacgTCCTCATTTCTTTGAATTTTCCTCTCCTTTTTATaggaaaagtttttttttttaactagatTTATTTTTGACGGCAGGTATTTTGTTTGTATGAAAACTCCAACTCTTATTAttggattatttattttctggCAACATATTATTTTCCAGCTTTCATAACTAAAGATGCAATTTaagttttgtatttgaaattATCCCCAAAATCCAAAACATAGCATATCTTAGGT includes:
- the LOC108827846 gene encoding xyloglucan glycosyltransferase 4; translation: MAPNTVAVTMEKPDSFSLLEINGSDPSSFPDNKRKSISPKQFSWFLLLKAHRVVSCLSWLLASVRNRIAFSSKNINEEEDPKSRGKQMYRFIKACLVISIVALSIEIVAYYKNWNLDLMNRPSWEVRGLVEWSYMAWLSFRSDYIAPIVITLSKFCTVLFLIQSLDRLVLCLGCFWIKLKKIQPKLKDEELDLEDASNFPMVLIQIPMCNEREVYEQSIGAAAQLDWPKDRILIQVLDDSDDPNLQLLIKEEVSVWAEKGVNIIYRHRLIRTGYKAGNLKSAMTCDYVKDYEFVTIFDADFTPSPDFLKKTIPHFKGNPELGLVQARWSFVNKDENLLTRLQNINLCFHFEVEQQVNGVFLNFFGFNGTAGVWRIKALEESGGWLERTTVEDMDIAVRAHLNGWKFIYLNDVEVTCELPESYEAYKKQQHRWHSGPMQLFRLCLPSIIKSKISAGKKANLIFLFFLLRKLILPFYSFTLFCIILPLTMFIPEAELPLWIICYVPIFISLLNILPSPKSFPFLIPYLLFENTMSITKFNAMISGLFQLGSAYEWVVTKKTGRSSESDLLAFAEKEEKLHRRNSESGLELLSKLKEQEMNLAQQETPKKTLGGLVRPKNQMKKRNMVFKKELALAFLLLTAAARSFLSAHGLHFYFLLFQGLSFLVVGLDLIGEQIN
- the LOC108827847 gene encoding gibberellin-regulated protein 14 — its product is MSSSKSLLLFISVFLSLIFSLSLPVNSVIEVEKPPQPLAPVGTLASPPSAPTVKPPSPPTAPLPPPVMPKDCPNLCDVRCGSHRRPKVCIRACRTCCLRCKCVPPGTYGNREKCGKCYISMTTHGGRPKCP